The following proteins are co-located in the Anas platyrhynchos isolate ZD024472 breed Pekin duck chromosome 1, IASCAAS_PekinDuck_T2T, whole genome shotgun sequence genome:
- the LOC101795080 gene encoding olfactory receptor 51E2 has translation MPFPNSSDLSPASFILASIPGLEAAHFWVAIPLCSVYIMAVAGNCAVLFIVKTEPSLHVPMYFFLCMLAAIDLALSTSTVPRVLAFYWFNTKEISFSACLIQMFFIHTLSAIESTILLAMAVDRYVAICHPLRHAAILTNATTVKIGLAAMARGVLFFLPLPLLLLPLPFCNSRELSHSFCLHQDVMNLACANTTPSVVYGLTAILLVMGLDALLICLSYLLILKSVLRLASWRERLKVFSTCIAHICVVLAFYVPLIGLSVVHRFGKDLAPLVHIIMGNMYILVPAMLNPIIYGVRTKQIQRRILNLIHISNNRTAQ, from the coding sequence ATGCCCTTCCCCAACAGCTCTGACCTCAGCCCAGCCTCCTTCATCTTGGCCAGCATCCCAGGGCTGGAGGCTGCCCATTTCTGGGTGGCGATCCCTCTGTGCTCCGTGTACATCATGGCTGTAGCAGGCAACTGTGCAGTGCTGTTCATTGTGAAGACAGAGCCCAGCCTGCACGTTCCAATGTATTTCTTCCTCTGCATGCTGGCTGCCATCGACCTGGCCTTGTCCACGTCCACAGTGCCACGTGTCCTTGCCTTCTACTGGTTCAACACCAAGGAGATCAGCTTCAGTGCCTGCCTCATCCAGATGTTCTTCATACACACCCTCTCGGCCATTGAGTCCACCATCCTCCTGGCCATGGCTGTGGACCGCTATGTGGCAATCTGCCACCCACTGAGACATGCTGCCATCCTCACCAATGCCACAACAGTGAAAATAGGGCTGGCAGCCATGGCCAGAGGAGTCCTCTTCTTCTTGCCCTTGCCtttgctcctcctgccccttcccttcTGCAACTCGCGGGAGCTGTCAcactccttctgcctgcacCAGGACGTGATGAACCTGGCCTGCGCCAACACTACCCCCAGTGTGGTGTACGGCCTCACCGCCATCCTGCTGGTCATGGGATTGGACGCCCTCCTCATCTGCCTCTCCTACCTCCTGATCCTCAAGTCTGTCTTGCGGCTGGCTTCATGGAGGGAGAGGCTCAAGGTGTTCAGCACCTGCATTGCCCATATCTGTGTGGTCCTGGCCTTCTACGTGCCGCTGATCGGGCTGTCCGTGGTGCACAGGTTTGGGAAGGACCTGGCTCCACTCGTCCATATCATCATGGGGAACATGTACATTCTGGTGCCTGCCATGCTCAACCCCATCATCTATGGGGTGAGGACCAAACAGATACAAAGGAGGATCCTGAATTTAATTCACATCTCCAACAACAGAACTGCCCAGTGA
- the LOC101794877 gene encoding olfactory receptor 52R1-like: protein MSSLNFTTPSHPPTFLLAGIPGLEKEQFWIAFPFCIMYTIAVLGNITLLIIIKTEPSLHEPMYLFLAMLAFTDLVLSTSTLPKMLGIFWLGSREIGFLSCLAQLFFIHTFSSVESGVLMAMALDRYFAICYPLRHSSILSMQVVVALGILVLVRGVLLVSPFCFLLHRLSFCQHHVISHSYCEHMAVVKLACGDTRVNVIYGLFVAFVVTGFDIVLIFVSYTMILRVVMRLSSTDTQLKAVSTCASHACVILAFYVPALFTFLTHRFGQSVPPHVHIMVANLYLLVPPMLNPIIYGVRTKQLCEKMVLLFQQKGA, encoded by the coding sequence ATGTCTTCCCTAAACTTTACCACCCCCTCCCATCCTCCTACTTTCCTCCTGGCTGGCATTCCTGGGCTGGAGAAGGAGCAGTTCTGGATTGCCTTTCCCTTCTGCATCATGTATACCATTGCTGTGCTGGGGAACATCACCCTTCTCATCATTATAAAGACAGAGCCAAGCCTGCATGAGCCCATGTACCTCTTCCTGGCCATGCTGGCCTTCACTGACTTGGTCCTCTCTACATCCACGCTTCCCAAAATGCTTGGCATCTTCTGGCTTGGCTCCAGGGAGATTGGGTTTCTCTCTTGTCTTGCTCAGTTGTTCTTCATCCACACCTTCTCGTCGGTGGAGTCAGGCGTGCTCATGGCCATGGCCTTGGATCGCTATTTTGCCATTTGCTACCCCCTGCGGCACTCCAGCATCCTCTCCATGCAGGTGGTGGTGGCCCTTGGGATCCTGGTGCTGGTGCGTGGGGTGCTTCTGGTGAGTCCCTTCTGCTTCCTGCTCCACAGGCTGTCCTTCTGCCAGCATCATGTTATCTCCCATTCCTACTGCGAGCATATGGCCGTGGTGAAGCTGGCGTGCGGGGACACCAGAGTCAATGTCATTTACGGCCTCTTTGTGGCTTTTGTAGTGACAGGATTTGATATAGTCCTGATCTTTGTGTCCTACACGATGATCCTGCGGGTGGTAATGAGACTGTCATCCACGGACACACAGCTCAAGGCCGTTAGCACTTGTGCATCCCATGCCTGTGTCATCCTTGCGTTTTATGTCCCTGCCCTCTTCACGTTCCTCACCCACCGCTTTGGGCAGAGCGTCCCTCCCCATGTCCATATAATGGTGGCCAATCTCTACCTGCTGGTGCCCCCCATGTTAAACCCCATCATTTACGGTGTGCGAACCAAGCAGCTCTGTGAAAAGATGGTCCTCCTCTTCCAGCAGAAGGGAGCCTGA